A DNA window from Brassica napus cultivar Da-Ae chromosome C1, Da-Ae, whole genome shotgun sequence contains the following coding sequences:
- the LOC106373474 gene encoding uncharacterized protein LOC106373474 has translation MTAKYYLKNNILGQPMKALIIPEECYPRETEWHCYCRRPNGPESRNLWTRVGEDTIVFDPRGNGVGIKCTYALTEQKEEPDVISLPGEIEPPREEWFIEEISLPPSVADTDLIFCHLILNKIEKEEAYVVND, from the exons ATGACGGCAAAGTATTATCTGAAGAACAATATTCTAGGACAGCCAATGAAAGCGCTCATCATACCTGAAGAGT GCTATCCAAGAGAAACAGAATGGCATTGCTATTGCAGGAGACCTAACGGCCCAGAATCTAGAAATCTCTGGACACGAGTCGGTGAAGATACTATTGTGTTTGATCCACGGGGAAACGGTGTTGGTATCAAATGTACTTATGCTCTCACTGAGCAGAAGGAAGAACCTGATGTCATTTCTTTGCCTGGCGAAATAGAACCTCCAAGAGAAGAATGGTTCATCGAAGAGATTAGTCTACCACCGTCTGTTGCTGATACTGACTTGATTTTCTGCCATCTTATTCTTAACAAAATTGAGAAAGAAGAAGCATATGTAGTGAACgactga